A single region of the Candidatus Paceibacterota bacterium genome encodes:
- a CDS encoding Uma2 family endonuclease: MSVAYAEILNGAPLARRAPGARHELICTRLHQWMRASVADFAATRLLAARSEVRLSLRHTVCPDLALVTVATGKLWLAAEIVSSDDHQPDTVIKKQVYEEMKLPRLWMIDPRYDNVEVYHSSQYGLILKSILAGRELLTEQLLPEFQLTIAELFAAQPPQG; encoded by the coding sequence ATGAGCGTCGCGTACGCCGAGATACTCAACGGGGCGCCCCTGGCGCGGCGAGCACCCGGGGCACGCCATGAATTGATTTGCACCCGTCTGCATCAGTGGATGAGAGCGAGCGTGGCGGACTTTGCCGCTACGCGCTTGCTGGCGGCACGTTCAGAGGTGCGGCTGTCCCTCAGGCATACAGTTTGCCCGGACCTGGCACTCGTGACCGTTGCAACAGGCAAGCTTTGGCTGGCGGCTGAGATCGTAAGTTCCGACGACCACCAGCCCGACACGGTCATCAAGAAGCAGGTATACGAGGAGATGAAGCTGCCACGGCTGTGGATGATTGACCCGCGCTACGACAATGTGGAGGTGTATCACAGCAGCCAATACGGCCTGATCCTCAAAAGCATCCTGGCGGGGCGCGAACTGCTGACGGAGCAGCTCCTCCCGGAATTCCAACTGACCATTGCGGAGTTGTTCGCCGCGCAACCGCCGCAAGGTTGA
- a CDS encoding cellulase family glycosylhydrolase has translation MLSKGPLVCAALLLLAHGAGLRAEPAPVAAKQPLAYESLVLPNGDAPITINIACRPGALRRHPVILMLGSLPTNAVPDWSTNLVMEGYMLAAFAAAHPPDPDPARRAQWLHFDQRFAHSYVLGAQRAIADTRRVIDYLVSRGDVDAGKIGWLGSSSTGIPGLAVATQGPRLAAVVAFVSTGAYQQWFDTWQPNGLWPGQTYSLWPETRALLEEYDPILHATNLFPTAVLMVGGGEDKVVDPRTAQAFAEAARPSYQADPDRLRLVVYEGFGHNLPVDVVRLHAEHWFRLYMNPSHEPPRAARQPADLEQSVARSQINAADHRKVVGTAVPANGALDWIKVSRNKRGFVSAISGRPFVPWGFNYDRDCKMRLLEDYWETEWQTVVEDFREMKQLGANVVRVHLQFARFMDAPDRPNARSLARLGQLVVLAEEAGLHLDLTGLACYRKKDVPAWYDSLGEAERWEAQARFWEAIAERCAASPAVFCYDLMNEPIVPGGKRKAGEWLTGELAGFTYCQFISLDQAGRARPEIARHWASKLVAAIRKHDQRHLITVGLLPNSLEGSAMSSGFVPQAIAGDLDFICVHLYPKAGKLKEDLELLQGFRAGKPVVIEEIFLLDCGESDLRQFLAGSRQYAAGWLGFYWGQTPSELSQSTHLGDALTAAWLKIFQEMNPN, from the coding sequence GTGCTGAGCAAAGGTCCACTCGTCTGTGCCGCCCTGCTGCTGCTTGCTCACGGCGCTGGTCTCAGGGCGGAGCCGGCGCCCGTTGCGGCGAAGCAGCCCCTTGCATACGAATCGCTGGTGCTGCCGAATGGCGACGCGCCCATCACCATCAACATCGCCTGCCGTCCGGGAGCTCTCCGGCGCCATCCGGTCATCTTGATGCTCGGCTCTCTGCCGACGAACGCGGTGCCAGACTGGAGCACCAACCTGGTCATGGAAGGTTACATGTTGGCGGCGTTCGCCGCGGCGCATCCGCCTGATCCTGACCCGGCGCGTCGGGCGCAGTGGCTCCATTTCGACCAGCGGTTTGCCCACAGCTACGTGTTAGGCGCCCAACGCGCCATCGCGGACACCAGACGCGTAATAGACTATCTCGTCAGCCGGGGCGACGTTGACGCAGGCAAGATCGGTTGGCTGGGCAGCTCCTCGACCGGCATTCCGGGTCTGGCGGTGGCCACGCAAGGTCCGCGGCTGGCGGCGGTGGTCGCATTCGTCAGCACCGGCGCTTATCAACAGTGGTTTGACACTTGGCAGCCCAACGGGCTATGGCCCGGCCAGACCTACTCACTATGGCCGGAAACTAGGGCCCTGCTTGAGGAATACGACCCCATTCTTCATGCCACGAACCTGTTCCCCACCGCGGTGCTGATGGTCGGCGGCGGCGAGGACAAGGTGGTTGATCCAAGGACGGCGCAAGCGTTTGCGGAAGCCGCACGGCCGTCGTATCAAGCTGACCCCGACCGCCTGCGATTGGTGGTTTATGAAGGCTTCGGTCATAACCTTCCAGTTGATGTGGTGCGCCTCCACGCCGAGCATTGGTTTCGCCTGTACATGAACCCGTCCCATGAGCCGCCTCGCGCGGCCCGGCAGCCGGCGGACCTTGAGCAGAGCGTTGCGCGCTCCCAAATCAATGCCGCCGACCACAGGAAAGTCGTGGGAACTGCCGTGCCCGCCAACGGCGCGCTGGACTGGATAAAGGTCTCCAGGAACAAGCGAGGCTTTGTGTCCGCGATATCCGGGCGGCCGTTTGTTCCCTGGGGATTCAACTACGACCGCGACTGCAAGATGCGGCTGCTGGAGGACTACTGGGAAACGGAGTGGCAAACGGTTGTGGAGGACTTCCGGGAGATGAAGCAACTCGGTGCCAACGTGGTTCGGGTTCACCTTCAGTTTGCCAGGTTCATGGACGCGCCGGACCGGCCCAATGCTCGGTCGCTCGCACGCCTCGGCCAGTTGGTAGTGCTGGCGGAGGAAGCCGGGCTCCACCTCGACCTCACGGGGCTGGCATGTTATCGCAAGAAGGACGTACCCGCCTGGTATGATTCCCTGGGTGAGGCCGAACGCTGGGAAGCGCAGGCTCGGTTCTGGGAAGCCATCGCGGAGCGTTGTGCGGCCAGCCCGGCGGTCTTTTGCTACGACCTGATGAACGAGCCTATTGTGCCTGGTGGGAAGCGGAAGGCTGGCGAATGGTTGACCGGCGAATTGGCCGGCTTCACCTACTGCCAGTTCATTTCCCTCGACCAGGCTGGCCGCGCCCGCCCGGAAATTGCGCGGCACTGGGCCTCCAAACTCGTCGCTGCCATCCGCAAGCACGACCAGCGGCATCTGATCACCGTGGGTCTGCTGCCCAACAGCCTGGAAGGCTCCGCTATGTCGTCGGGCTTTGTTCCCCAGGCAATAGCCGGCGACCTGGATTTCATCTGCGTGCACCTCTACCCAAAGGCGGGCAAGCTCAAGGAGGATTTGGAACTCCTGCAAGGCTTCCGGGCAGGCAAACCTGTGGTCATCGAAGAGATCTTTCTCCTGGACTGCGGTGAATCGGACCTGCGCCAGTTCCTGGCGGGCTCGCGACAATACGCGGCGGGTTGGCTTGGGTTTTACTGGGGCCAGACACCCTCGGAACTAAGCCAATCAACCCACCTCGGCGATGCTCTCACGGCTGCCTGGCTGAAGATCTTCCAGGAAATGAATCCTAATTGA